DNA from Drosophila busckii strain San Diego stock center, stock number 13000-0081.31 chromosome 2R, ASM1175060v1, whole genome shotgun sequence:
GATaagataatttaaaaagtttctaTTACATTTAGTGAACATTGACTGTCTCTCAGTCGATTTACAGTgtccaacaaacaaatgtttttgtacGTACAGCTGATTagaattaaatgcataattgcTGACTAACGATGATGTGTGGCTTTAATACAAGCGACTAAAGGTTATGGCCAGTGGCGAGTGTTAGTCAGCGCATAATTAATGCTAAATGCaattcgctcgctctctttagtTAGCTGCGCCTTTGCTCTTTGCTAATTGCCTATTGAGTTAGCAGCGTTGAATGCAATTTGGCTGCTTTACAGCATTCTGACCCACATtcgctttataaataataatttaatgcaaaagaATCAACCGAGAgcacaaactgcagcaaactGTGGACGACGTCGGAATATGCAGCTCGCTTCGAAAATGTTTGCATGACTTTTCTCAATTgcgctgcatgtgtgtgtctgtctgtctgtctgtgtgtgtgtgtatgccaaTGCATATtggaaaatttgcaatttcgaTTGCACTTCAAAGTCAGTCAAAAGTTGCCAAGTTATTAAATTAGATCATATGCGCATGCAATCggtatgaaatatttatagctcGCTTGACTCAATAGCTTGgctacactgagcgaaaagtaacctaaattgcatttaatataataattctgACAAGGCTTTGCTTGCAGCCTTTTCTGCGCGTGTTGCAACATGACAACTTACTTGatttctcttgctctcttcCTTGCAGATGCCTCGCCGGGCTGTCGTGCGCCGGATGTGCGCTTCACCATTGTGAAACCGGAAATGACAACGGAGCAGCCGTATGCAAAGTTCGAGACGACGCAGGTCTATCTGCCGGAGGACTTTACCACCGCCGATGTGGAGTTTGTGGACAGACAGCATGCGCCCAATGAGAATCATGCGGCCTTTGTTAATCCCTACAACATTGATCTGGGCGATGAGGCGGCCAGTCTGGTGGACGATACGCACAACGCTGGCGCCGTCGAGGAGGAGGAACTGCATGGCGCTGAGCTGGAGGAGGGCGCCTATAAGCGTCTCAATAGCAATCGCAAGCAGGCCAAGAAGCGTCGCTCGGGCACGGGACGCAGGCGTCGTTTGGAGAATGCCAATGGAGATGCagcgcgtgggcgtggcagtcgCTATAAGCGTCATGCCATTCTACATGACGCGGAGGCTTCACCGGAAACGGATCGTTGGGCTGGGAGCAAGCTGGCGGCGGATGGCGATGTCTACTATGTGCATATAGCGGATATATTGAAGTCGCGCGAGCCCAATCGACAGCTGAAGGCCAAGCTGCataagctgaagctgaaggcGCGCTGGAAGAAGTGTCTGGCCACGGGCAGTCTGGATGAGAAGTgtctgaagctgaagctgaagttggagcagcagcagcagaagcatcAGGAGGACAAGGAGCAGCTGCATCATCGTCGACGCGGTGACAGTCACGCTGCAGAGCTCGACCAGCGTGACATGGAACCGCGTTGGCGCAGCCGACGCAGCGCAGCCGCCAAGGGCGACGCTGGCGTCTTGGAGGATGAGCAAGAGCTTGCTCTAGAGCCGGGCAATCAGTCGAGCAGTGCAGCAGTGGCCCTGCAACGTGTAAAGCGCAAGTCGGGCAAGACCACGGGTGCACTGAGCCGTCCGAAAGGTGGTGGCGATTCCAGCTCGAAGACCACCAGTCGCAAGGACAAGGGTAAGGGTCCTCATGCGCGTCTCTATGCAGCATTGGCACAGCGGCCAGACACTGGCAATGCCACAGTGCCCACAAAAAAATTGTCTATACTTCAAATTTGctctcaaataatttttgaaacaaagccgctgtcgctgtctcattgtctgtctgtccgtctttGTTATGCTGTCCAATTAGAATTTAGTatttgatacacacacacacacacaaacagatacacacacatgagagTGGAGTACTCAAGCAATACATGCATAGAAAACAGCATTGCAAATGGGAGGAAAGTTAAGCAGACGAGGATTGAGTTGGGTTCTATGGCTTTATTAACTTGGATTGTAGTTGAAACTTTTATGCAGCTGGAGAATTGAAAAGCAGGAACAAGATGTATAAACAATATCAGAGAtgtaaaagcttaaaaatattttggaatttagttgaatttataGACTGATTAGAAATGCTATGAAATGAAAGGAATTAAGTCAAAAATTCCTGAAGAATGCATTCTGAACTTCAGTCGATTCAGACTCTGCTGAATGCATTCTGttcatatatactatatgtatatatatatatatatatatatgtagcttaTATCAAGGCAGCAGATCTTTTGCATTCACTTAAAATCTCTTTAACTCTTGGCAAAGTTAAGCGAACAACGCCTAAGTTGAGTTCTATGGCTTCATGCAGCTGAAGAATTGAAGAGCAAGAACaagatgtacatatatacaatatcaGAGATGTGAAAGTAAAAGATTTAagtcaatttgaaatttaattgaatttagagataatataaaaatgaaatgaaatgaaaggaATCAAGCTCAAAATTCCTGAAGACTGCCTTCTGAACTTCAGTCGAATCAGACTctactttatatatagcagATCTTTTccattaatttgcaatatgtTTAAGCTTGACTTGAACTCTTGGGCAAAGTTAAGTGAACAAGGCTTAAGTTGAGTCTATGGcctttattaactttaattgtaGTTGAAACTTTTAAGCAGCTGAAGAATTGAAGAGCACATAAAATTAGagatttaaattgaatgaaataaaagGAATTAGCTCTACATCAAAATAATTCCTGAGGTATCTCAGATTCAGACTCTACTGAATGCATTCTGTACATCTTTATGcctgtatacatatatatatatttgtagcttatGTCAATGCAGCAGatattttgcattcatttaaaatgtcTTTAAGTTTGACTTGATCTCTTGGCAAAGTTAAGCGAACAAGGCATAAGTTGAGTTCTATGGCTTTAATAAGTTTGATTATAGTATGCAGCTAAAGAATTGAAGAGCAGattcatttgaaattatagattcaaaatgaatgaaataaaCGGAATTAGCTCTACATCAAAATAATTCCTGAGACTTTACTGTATGCATTGTGTACATCTCTTACAGCTTACatcaatgcagcagctgctttgcattCATTTGCAATCTCTTTAAGCTTCTAGCCACACTACTCTAGCTCGACGACTCGAACATTTGCAGTGCtgttacatatgtacatacatgaatacatatacatacataaaatacatGAACTCGTTAAAAGCTAATCGCTGTCTCAGCCACATTTGCTCAAGaagtgaaaagcaaaaacccAAATTCACGTTCAGCTCATTAACATATAATTCATGCTGGCACATCCTTCGCCTCCTTCAATTTCCAACACACAAACTACCTCTCAGTcaacctctctctctctctctctctctctctctctctctctcgctgctgTAGGTGCTTGAGAATTTAGTTCACTGCGGCTCTCTGCTGTGTTGAGGGTacgcagcttttattttattttttatacatttggtTCTTTTAGGttcttttctgttttttttcgGCGCTGCTTTGACGCGCTTTTGTGCGCCTGTCCCccttattttgttgtttgcctttgtcCGTCGCCTTTTTTTCTATTAGGCGAGCTGTGGGGCAGGGAGGGGAGCTTGTCTCATGCTGGCATAATATTATCTTTCATGTTATCTTTTCTACttgtgcttttctttttgtgacGCCTTTGCCTATGAAATGAAGTTGTATCCTGTTAAGTGGCCACTTGGCAACCACCAACTCCACTCCATGCCACGCCACCCCTCGCTCCTTCGGCATATCCGTGGCGCTTTTAATGCATAGCTAACAACCTTAAGTTGAGCCTCTTGTTCTTCTCGCGTGCTTCAGCCTGTGGCAAGATGTTTTCACACTTTGTAAAGGCTTCTGCTCAAAATGCCATTGACGCTGCTGACGCACGCGCTGCTCATTCAGTTCATGCATTCACTcactcattcattcattcattgcaTTCATTTATTCATGGCATTCCACTCGCTGCGCTTCGaactctcgctctccctctctatctatctatctgtctatctatctctGTCTTGAGTCATCCTTTTCCCCTTTCTTAGCATACTTACATTTGCCCATTTCATAACGCCCTCACCTATTCTGTTCCCCTCTCGCCCCCACTAGGCATCTATGATGAGGAGACAGGCTACTCTCCCGTGCACACCGAGGACGAGTTCGACGAGgacgaggaggaggaggaagagatcgatttgctgcagcagttcaCCGAAGTGTCCGAAATACGCTTCCCCGGCGAAATTGGACCCATGGGCGATCGACGCCTTTGCAAAATTCGCTGTGTCAAGGGCAAGTGGGTGGGGCCATTGTGTGCCACCAACGAGGAGGGTAAGTGAGCGACAACCACAAGGACacgcaagcacacacacaagcaaacaaacaaacacacacagaaaataattatgcaaatacgAAAGCAATTTCAACATGTATCATTACAGTAGCTGccataaatatacaaacacaaacaataatattagtaatttaaatagaaacaaacacacacacagcaacaataaagttgtttcatttgccaaaaaccaaaaacaaacacagtCGCTCTTGATTTCTATTTACACACTGAAAAATAAAGCTAATCTGCCGATTTGGGTTGTTTTCAGATTGAGAGTAGCAAGCAAGCTTCAACTAATCGAAATTaagttataattaaatttaatcagtTTATGCTTGCTTCGCTGCAGTTGCACATACAtgtgcatgcatatatatctattGACCACTGTATGACAACATCTTTATCTGTAGATGACAACGGCAACGTGAAGTTTCAGCCATTGTACAAGAGCTGCCATGTTAATCGCATTCCGTCTCATCTGCTGCTCAGCTATCGCAACATTTCAGTGGTAA
Protein-coding regions in this window:
- the LOC108596637 gene encoding locomotion-related protein Hikaru genki isoform X3 encodes the protein MWTWQRLRHKPLWALICLTILLLVLDKSAANTEAPAVENTTTTEPDASPGCRAPDVRFTIVKPEMTTEQPYAKFETTQVYLPEDFTTADVEFVDRQHAPNENHAAFVNPYNIDLGDEAASLVDDTHNAGAVEEEELHGAELEEGAYKRLNSNRKQAKKRRSGTGRRRRLENANGDAARGRGSRYKRHAILHDAEASPETDRWAGSKLAADGDVYYVHIADILKSREPNRQLKAKLHKLKLKARWKKCLATGSLDEKCLKLKLKLEQQQQKHQEDKEQLHHRRRGDSHAAELDQRDMEPRWRSRRSAAAKGDAGVLEDEQELALEPGNQSSSAAVALQRVKRKSGKTTGALSRPKGGGDSSSKTTSRKDKGIYDEETGYSPVHTEDEFDEDEEEEEEIDLLQQFTEVSEIRFPGEIGPMGDRRLCKIRCVKGKWVGPLCATNEEDDNGNVKFQPLYKSCHVNRIPSHLLLSYRNISVSVGWDLPHGHSLQARCLELGIYKLLGESRVLCSNGLWAPRMPSCVPTTILTNYSEDSAPSIRIKVFNGSYSFEPSGVMAVTPHSIVQMDCMYVRARGTPEWTWTSWYKQYTTGWSPAGEEKAVRYRLSIKNIEQRDSGTFTCTSPRGLTNSIAVVVATSTCPQLTEPLSPLKLRLEGNKLGQRAHYECPAGFRLDGAWNATCLASGNWSSPSPTCHPIQCPRLVVDDNHLSLIELNTSAWGRAVFKCQWGFKLTGPALLDCEPTGVWSGQVPRCKVIQCVMPVAPLNGRIGGTSLSQRRLTVGALVTFSCNDGHTLVGESSIICTENGFWSHSPPFCK